One Herbaspirillum rubrisubalbicans genomic window carries:
- a CDS encoding EpsD family peptidyl-prolyl cis-trans isomerase, whose translation MKIGKATGTTYNKLTVKALVSAMLLIGLVACGEKKSASSSSQVVANVDGQEITIHQVNNELAKTGGTEVTKQLLDGLVARQLLVNAAKKDKLDADPAVLADMERARNLVLAQSYVASKLKAPTRPLDQEVEDLYRKNPDWFAQRKQYEFAQLIIAGSNLTPELNALMDQPGKRLDDVAAWLDAHHVQFTRQQVIKTTADLPPQMNASLKNMERGSLFVVIEGPTAILTSVQDVKSTPLSLAVATPQIVQYLVTQKQNQASEQLVENLRKDAKIEYSDQAKSFKDMNAQAAKANPNAGAAGATGKDPEKVKNDAISRGVAGFK comes from the coding sequence ATGAAAATCGGCAAGGCAACAGGAACAACCTATAACAAGCTGACAGTCAAGGCGCTGGTCTCGGCCATGCTCTTGATTGGCCTGGTCGCCTGCGGCGAGAAGAAGTCGGCATCCTCTTCCAGCCAGGTGGTGGCCAATGTCGATGGGCAGGAAATCACCATCCACCAGGTCAACAACGAACTGGCCAAGACCGGTGGGACGGAGGTGACCAAGCAATTGCTTGATGGGCTGGTGGCACGGCAATTGCTGGTCAATGCCGCCAAGAAGGACAAGCTTGATGCCGACCCGGCCGTGCTGGCCGACATGGAGCGCGCCCGCAACCTGGTACTGGCTCAGAGCTATGTGGCCAGCAAGCTCAAGGCGCCCACGCGTCCGCTGGACCAGGAAGTGGAAGATCTGTATCGCAAGAATCCGGACTGGTTTGCCCAGCGCAAGCAATATGAATTTGCGCAGCTGATCATCGCCGGCTCGAACCTGACGCCTGAACTCAATGCGCTCATGGATCAGCCTGGCAAGCGCCTCGATGACGTCGCCGCCTGGCTTGATGCACACCATGTCCAGTTCACGCGTCAGCAGGTCATCAAGACCACGGCCGACTTGCCGCCGCAGATGAACGCCAGCTTGAAGAACATGGAGCGCGGCTCCTTGTTCGTGGTGATCGAAGGTCCCACGGCAATCCTCACGTCGGTGCAGGACGTCAAGAGTACGCCGCTATCGTTGGCGGTGGCCACGCCTCAGATCGTGCAATACCTGGTCACGCAAAAGCAGAATCAGGCTTCCGAACAATTGGTAGAGAACCTCCGCAAGGATGCCAAGATTGAATACTCGGACCAGGCCAAGTCGTTCAAGGATATGAACGCACAGGCTGCCAAGGCCAATCCGAATGCAGGGGCTGCGGGTGCCACCGGCAAGGATCCCGAGAAGGTGAAGAATGACGCGATTTCGCGTGGTGTGGCCGGTTTCAAGTAA